The following proteins are co-located in the Psilocybe cubensis strain MGC-MH-2018 chromosome 5, whole genome shotgun sequence genome:
- a CDS encoding Global transcription regulator FGP1 — protein sequence MTSNPDVPPFTGYVETTVNALRLIHAARQGVIPRITRRLNDSERRSMIKSGAVFVFSVEESGIKRWTDGLLWSPSRIVGNFLVYREINERASTRGNHKKPYPSEDSPTRSLVRKSSPDQNCIGLRGHGSDQGTFKAGGLIKKTITVTIDGSDLHLISYYTSEDIRSGKLKRPSARSDIMGLYMPPQLFRLTNFRVPPKVEMGPDHKMRLVEVDELDQVDCKVEDQGYHIPSSPTWSSHTGSPTSPIDNSFGGSSMYSMASGNGQNIYNRSHPNNRWPGQGDVVVGTNHRQDLGQWSPSASTLTSAHAISRRRDTIMSDNWSSIHAQSNGRWQSHNDDSTNPGAYPDRPRVRTQHSYDDSQTIHRRENDNTQHHQAYSVRYLGHPAATREGALQRLHWHTRDTPDANRDARRNSQTGSAYPSSSPPIPFSPQSYSTTTTYTSTWTPSDANMLTTPTLHPVTNPAPINYDGTYNSSTAISSPDDYTGVDDFQES from the exons ATGACGAGCAACCCGGACGTACCTCCATTTACTGGCTACGTCGAAACTACAGTCAATGCACTCAGACTTATCCACGCTGCTCGTCAAGGCGTCATTCCACGTATTACTCGTCGGCTTAATGATTCCGAGCGGAGGTCAATGATCAAGTCCGGGGCGGTCTTTGTCTTCAGCGTTGAGGAGAGTGGGATCAAGCGCTGGACAG ATGGCTTGCTGTGGTCCCCGTCTCGTATCGTCGGAAACTTTCTT GTCTATCGTGAAATTAACGAGCGCGCAAGTACAAGAGGAAATCACAAGAAACCTTACCCGAGCGAAGATTCGCCGACGCGGTCTCTGGTTCGCAAAAGCTCTCCCGACCAGAATTGCATTGGGCTCAGGGGCCACGGCAGCGACCAAGGCACTTTCAAAGCAGGTGGTCTCATCAAGAAG ACTATCACGGTTACCATCGACGGCTCTGACCTGCATTTGATCTCCTACTACACCTCAGAAGACATACGATCAGGAAAGTTGAAG CGGCCCTCAGCGCGCTCCGACATCATGGGACTTTATATGCCACCGCAACTCTTTCGTCTCACCAACTTTCGAGTTCCACCAAAAGTGGAGATGGGTCCAGATCACAAAATGAGGCTAGT TGAGGTCGACGAACTTGACCAAGTTGATTGCAAAGTCGAAGACCAGGGCTACCATATCCCCTCATCCCCAACGTGGTCATCACACACGGGCAGCCCAACGTCACCTATCGACAACTCTTTTGGTGGAAGCTCCATGTACTCGATGGCGTCGGGAAATGGACAAAATATATACAACAGATCTCACCCAAACAACCGATGGCCCGGACAAGGGGATGTTGTTGTGGGCACGAATCATCGACAAGATTTAGGACAATGGTCTCCTTCCGCGTCCACTCTGACCTCAGCACACGCTATTAGTCGACGGCGCGATACAATTATGTCGGATAACTGGTCGTCTATTCATGCCCAGTCTAATGGACGATGGCAAAGCCATAATGATGATTCTACAAACCCCGGCGCTTATCCAGATCGACCTCGTGTCAGAACTCAGCACTCGTACGACGACAGTCAAACAATTCATCGCCGCGAAAACGACAACACTCAGCACCACCAAGCGTACTCCGTCCGTTATCTCGGGCATCCGGCTGCTACCCGCGAAGGAGCTTTGCAACGTTTGCACTGGCACACACGCGACACTCCAGACGCTAATCGCGATGCTCGTCGTAATAGTCAAACTGGCAGCGCATACCCATCGTCTTCACCTCCTATTCCATTCTCTCCACAGTCTTACAGTACTACGACTACTTACACGTCTACCTGGACGCCTTCCGATGCAAATATGCTTACCACTCCCACCCTCCATCCGGTCACCAATCCGGCACCAATCAACTACGATGGGACTTACAACTCATCTACCGCTATCTCCAGCCCCGACGACTACACAGGGGTCGATGATTTCCAGGAATCTTAG
- a CDS encoding Ankyrin repeat-containing protein C6C3.08, which yields MSSLTVHSAAQKSAYNPQTYFDFQFGLTARLFIDWHPDQLPLLRSLLAEDPKLVNSVDADGRTPLHWAASSGSAELVQFLIDQKAEVDKVDGSGWSPLHIAGKLHASFSFRLPLICMCHILVSAGNLGVVQELIGAGADVNRKNDNGLTPLHYAASKSRIDIGRLLISRGADGWKYFLHLFRHRAATTGSVGFIRLLIESSTPSNKLRLNTADRIGNTPLHLAMDSAHAEAAVVLINAGADRTRENLDEETPEAMEGVGGSEQRKARQYVIDSCGKP from the exons ATGTCTTCACTTACAGTTCATTCAGCGGCCCAGAAAAGCGCGTATAATCCCCAAACCTACTTTGATTTTCAATTTGGACTTACCGCCCGTCTGTTCATCGACTGGCATCCAGACCAGTTACCGCTGCTTCGCAGTCTGCTCGCCGAGGATCCAAAGCTTGTAAACTCAGTAGATGCG GATGGCCGGACACCTCTTCATTGGGCAGCGTCTTCCGGTTCTGCTGAACTCGTGCAATTTCTTATCGATCAGAAAGCAGAAGTTGACAAGGTGGATGGCTCTGGATGGAGTCCGTTGCATATTGCCGGCAAGTTACATGCATCCTTCTCGTTTCGTCTCCCCCTGATCTGCATGTGCCACATCCTAGTTAGTGCAGGAAACCTTGGTGTTGTCCAAGAATTAATCGGAGCTGGAGCAGACGTAAACAG AAAGAATGACAATGGATTGACCCCGCT ACATTACGCAGCCTCTAAATCTCGCATAGAT ATTGGCAGGCTCCTGATTTCGAGGGGCGCAGAC GGCTGGAAATACTTCCTCCATCTTTTTAGACATCGGGCTGCCACCACCGGTTCTGTGGGATTTATTCGTCTTCTTATTGAATCGTCGACCCCGTCCAACAAGCTGCGCCTAAATACGGCTGATCGAATTG GAAATACCCCTTTGCATCTTGCCATGGACTCGGCTCATGCAGAAGCAGCTGTAGTTCTTATCAACGCAGGTGCAGATCGAACACGC GAAAACCTGGATGAAGAGACTCCTGAAGCTATGGAAGGTGTCGGAGGCTCCGAACAGAGAAAGGCGCGACAATATGTCATCGATTCATGTGGAAAGCCGTAA